In Clostridium sp. JN-1, one genomic interval encodes:
- a CDS encoding ABC transporter ATP-binding protein codes for MTSLNSSAINVQNLSYSFNTNEILHKININFLENKFYSIIGPNGSGKTTFLKNIAKILKPKKKTVFIENMDILNLKNKFLAKRLAVVPQDSTIDFDFSAWDIVLMGRTPYLSKFENESKEDCDIVKSAMNMTNTWHLRNKLINQLSGGEKQRVLIARALAQDTDIILLDEPISHLDLHHQIEILDTIKSLNDKVTVITVLHDLNLASQYSDYLILMDNGSIVKQGTPEEVMTEETIKDVYKINICMIKNPVNGKPHVIPIILDTKK; via the coding sequence TTGACTTCCTTAAATTCATCTGCAATCAATGTTCAAAACTTGTCTTACAGCTTTAATACAAACGAAATATTACATAAAATAAATATAAATTTTTTAGAAAATAAATTTTATTCAATCATAGGACCAAATGGTTCTGGTAAAACTACTTTTCTAAAAAACATTGCAAAAATTTTAAAGCCAAAAAAGAAGACCGTTTTTATAGAAAATATGGATATCCTTAATTTAAAGAATAAATTTTTAGCAAAGAGACTTGCTGTAGTTCCCCAAGACTCAACTATAGACTTTGACTTTTCAGCTTGGGATATAGTTTTAATGGGAAGGACTCCTTATTTATCAAAATTTGAAAATGAATCGAAAGAAGACTGCGATATTGTAAAAAGTGCAATGAATATGACTAATACATGGCATCTCCGCAATAAACTCATTAACCAATTAAGTGGTGGAGAAAAGCAGAGAGTACTTATAGCAAGGGCACTTGCTCAAGATACGGATATCATATTACTAGATGAGCCAATATCACATCTTGACTTACATCATCAAATTGAAATTTTAGATACTATTAAATCATTAAACGACAAAGTAACTGTAATCACTGTACTGCATGATTTAAATTTAGCTTCTCAATACAGCGATTACTTAATACTTATGGATAATGGTTCAATTGTAAAGCAAGGAACTCCCGAAGAAGTTATGACAGAAGAAACTATTAAAGATGTATATAAAATAAATATATGTATGATAAAAAATCCTGTAAATGGTAAGCCTCATGTAATTCCCATTATACTAGATACAAAAAAATAA
- a CDS encoding phosphatase PAP2 family protein codes for MKKLKYNLFDLSFMLLIPIVNVFYICLGNSSRGVHYMITDMDMKIPFIKLFAVPYLMWYPFMFLSLVYFCFYYKRTYYKVLFSIIFGLITSYIIYYFFQTTVPRPELYGNDILTNLVRLIYKTDKPYNCFPSIHVLTCYLVVKGTKDIDNKFLLNKILLIFMAFIIIISTQFTKQHVIFDLIFAIVQGEIIYRIVSLNLEKSLAVIKNQPWIAALRRKLEI; via the coding sequence ATGAAAAAACTTAAATATAATTTATTTGATTTAAGTTTCATGCTCTTGATTCCAATTGTAAATGTATTCTATATTTGTTTGGGCAATTCATCAAGGGGCGTGCATTATATGATTACAGATATGGATATGAAAATACCATTTATAAAATTATTTGCAGTTCCGTATTTAATGTGGTACCCATTTATGTTTTTGTCTCTTGTATATTTTTGTTTTTACTATAAAAGGACTTATTATAAAGTACTTTTCAGTATTATATTTGGACTTATAACGAGTTACATTATATACTATTTTTTTCAAACAACTGTTCCGAGACCTGAGTTATATGGAAATGATATTTTAACTAATTTAGTAAGACTTATATATAAGACAGATAAACCTTATAATTGTTTTCCAAGTATACATGTACTTACATGTTATCTAGTTGTAAAAGGGACAAAAGACATTGATAATAAATTTTTATTAAATAAAATACTATTGATATTTATGGCTTTTATAATTATAATATCTACCCAATTTACAAAACAGCATGTAATTTTTGATTTGATTTTTGCTATTGTACAGGGTGAAATAATTTATAGAATAGTCAGCTTAAATTTGGAAAAAAGTTTAGCAGTTATAAAAAATCAACCCTGGATCGCAGCTTTAAGGAGAAAATTAGAAATATAA
- a CDS encoding glycerol dehydrogenase translates to MAKIIISPSKYIQGNGELKNFSEHTKNLGKSFFIIASPNGIKRTQKVIEESFKGKNVSLTFEPFNGECSESEIKRLCDGVKKSNSKVVVGIGGGKIFDTAKAVAYYENAPVVIVPTIASTDAPCSALSVIYTEQGVFSKYLMLPKNPELVLVDTGIVCKAPVRLLVSGIGDALATYFEARACAQANAVNMSGGRITKAALALARLCYETLLDDGLKAKLAVENKVCTEAVENVVEANTYLSGVGFESGGLAGAHAIHNGFTVLEECHNLYHGEKVAFGTIAQLLLENSPIEELEEVIGLCMDLNLPITLEDMGISEVKEEDIRKVAEAACAEGETIHNMPFKVTADDVYAAIMAADAFGRLHK, encoded by the coding sequence ATGGCAAAAATAATAATATCACCAAGTAAATATATACAAGGAAATGGAGAACTTAAAAATTTTAGTGAACACACTAAAAATTTAGGAAAGTCTTTCTTTATAATTGCAAGTCCAAATGGAATAAAAAGAACTCAGAAGGTTATAGAAGAAAGCTTCAAAGGAAAAAATGTAAGTTTAACCTTTGAACCGTTTAATGGTGAATGCTCAGAAAGCGAGATAAAAAGGCTGTGTGATGGAGTAAAAAAGAGTAATTCTAAAGTTGTAGTTGGCATAGGTGGTGGAAAAATATTTGATACTGCAAAGGCTGTAGCTTATTACGAAAATGCACCAGTAGTAATAGTTCCTACTATAGCTTCAACAGATGCACCGTGCAGTGCACTTTCAGTTATTTATACCGAACAAGGAGTATTTAGTAAGTACTTAATGCTTCCTAAAAATCCTGAACTCGTTTTAGTTGATACTGGTATTGTTTGCAAGGCACCTGTAAGGCTGCTTGTTTCAGGTATAGGAGATGCACTAGCTACTTATTTTGAAGCTAGAGCATGTGCACAAGCAAATGCAGTAAATATGAGTGGTGGAAGGATAACAAAAGCTGCTTTAGCACTAGCAAGATTATGCTATGAAACGCTTTTAGATGATGGACTTAAAGCAAAATTAGCAGTAGAAAATAAAGTTTGTACGGAAGCAGTAGAAAATGTAGTTGAAGCCAATACTTATTTAAGTGGAGTTGGTTTTGAAAGTGGTGGATTAGCTGGAGCTCATGCAATACATAATGGGTTTACAGTTCTTGAAGAATGTCATAATCTCTATCATGGTGAAAAGGTAGCGTTTGGAACAATTGCCCAATTGTTACTTGAAAATAGTCCTATAGAAGAGCTGGAGGAAGTAATAGGATTGTGTATGGATTTAAATTTACCTATTACCTTAGAAGATATGGGAATAAGTGAAGTCAAAGAAGAAGATATACGAAAAGTGGCAGAGGCTGCATGTGCAGAAGGAGAAACTATTCATAATATGCCTTTTAAAGTTACAGCTGATGATGTATATGCAGCTATAATGGCTGCAGATGCCTTCGGAAGACTTCACAAATAA